Proteins co-encoded in one Acidisarcina sp. genomic window:
- a CDS encoding cytochrome c oxidase assembly protein — translation MSSAVQAALASWAFPPWISVSLLLTALIYWRGWRKLQFTRPASFPVWRLACFWTGLLTLWLAVASPLDSLGGMLLFLHMTQHLVLMSVAPPLILLGAPVVPLLRGLPRSFVREALGPFFSMGVLHKLGSFLTRPAVGWLAMNLTYIGWHLTPAYELALHSPAWHEVEHAFFFFSCILFWWPIILPWPSVARGSRWLILPYLVTADLVNTGLSAFFCFAGRTLYPTYSEVPRLFGLTALQDQIAAGALMWVIGSTIFLVPAGWITLQLLSPKLTSRQEAAVPRRVPRPVDSRPFDLLRVPLIGWLLRARYGRMGLQAITLAIAIVAILHGLFGHPMGSMNLAGIVPWTYARALGVIALLAAGNLFCMACPFTLPRELGHRMGLATRTWPVWLRNKWLSAFLLVFLFWMFEAFTFWDQPARTAWIVIAYFVAAFVTDTFFRGASFCKYVCPIGQFNFVSSLLSPLEVKSASPSVCSSCKTHDCIAGNERQRGCELQLFIPQKTGNMDCTLCMDCVKACPHDNIVIAAGPPARDLLIDPVRSSIGRLSSRVDIATVALVVVSAAFATSAVMVEPVSAWLQHIGGLMPGYSALATSFVASFLLPATLLLITVAAAYAVWKFSQSPQPARVLFCRLSLALLPLGLGMWAAHLLFHLLSGWSTLVPGVQQAAIDLGIFALGRPQWGAAMSSPLTANGMLLLQLLILDGGLLLSLYVGWRVVRGMIGGIVRPACSMLPWAAVVASLYAVGIWILLQPMQMRNMVHG, via the coding sequence ATGTCTTCCGCAGTACAAGCGGCTCTCGCTTCCTGGGCCTTTCCGCCGTGGATCAGTGTCTCTCTGCTACTCACAGCACTGATCTACTGGCGGGGATGGCGCAAGCTGCAGTTCACGCGCCCCGCATCCTTCCCGGTCTGGAGACTTGCCTGCTTCTGGACGGGGCTTCTCACCCTGTGGCTGGCGGTTGCCTCACCTCTCGACTCCCTTGGCGGCATGCTGCTTTTTCTGCACATGACACAGCACCTCGTGCTCATGTCTGTCGCTCCCCCGCTGATCCTGCTTGGAGCGCCCGTAGTGCCTCTGCTCCGCGGCCTTCCTCGCTCGTTTGTGCGCGAGGCACTTGGCCCATTTTTCAGCATGGGAGTTCTGCATAAGCTGGGCAGCTTCCTCACCCGCCCTGCCGTCGGTTGGCTGGCGATGAACCTCACCTACATAGGGTGGCATTTAACCCCGGCCTATGAACTCGCTCTGCACTCCCCCGCCTGGCATGAGGTGGAGCACGCCTTCTTCTTCTTTTCCTGCATCCTCTTCTGGTGGCCGATCATTCTCCCCTGGCCCAGCGTCGCCCGCGGTTCGCGCTGGCTGATCTTGCCATATCTGGTCACCGCCGACCTGGTGAACACCGGGCTCTCCGCATTCTTCTGCTTCGCTGGCCGGACGCTTTACCCCACCTACAGCGAAGTCCCGCGGCTCTTTGGCCTTACGGCATTGCAGGATCAGATCGCAGCCGGAGCACTCATGTGGGTCATCGGCTCGACTATTTTTCTGGTCCCCGCAGGCTGGATCACGCTGCAGTTGCTTTCGCCAAAGCTGACGTCCCGGCAAGAGGCTGCCGTTCCACGGCGCGTGCCGCGGCCCGTTGATTCGCGGCCCTTCGACCTGTTGCGCGTCCCCCTGATCGGATGGCTCCTGCGCGCCCGCTACGGACGCATGGGCCTGCAGGCCATCACGCTGGCGATTGCCATTGTGGCGATTCTCCACGGCCTGTTTGGCCACCCCATGGGCTCGATGAACCTCGCGGGAATCGTGCCCTGGACCTATGCGCGTGCACTCGGAGTCATAGCTCTGCTTGCCGCCGGCAACCTCTTCTGCATGGCCTGCCCCTTCACCCTGCCACGCGAGCTGGGCCATCGGATGGGCCTGGCAACGCGAACCTGGCCTGTCTGGCTGCGGAATAAGTGGCTGAGTGCATTCCTGCTGGTCTTTCTCTTCTGGATGTTTGAAGCATTTACCTTCTGGGATCAGCCTGCACGCACGGCCTGGATCGTGATTGCCTACTTTGTAGCTGCCTTTGTTACAGATACCTTTTTCCGCGGGGCGAGTTTCTGCAAATATGTCTGTCCCATTGGCCAGTTCAACTTTGTCAGTTCCCTGCTTTCTCCGCTTGAAGTGAAGTCCGCAAGTCCCAGCGTATGCTCCAGTTGCAAGACGCATGATTGCATCGCCGGAAATGAGCGGCAGCGCGGGTGCGAACTGCAGCTCTTCATTCCGCAGAAGACCGGGAACATGGATTGCACCCTCTGTATGGACTGCGTCAAGGCATGCCCCCATGACAACATCGTGATTGCGGCTGGGCCTCCCGCACGCGATCTGCTCATCGATCCTGTGCGTTCTTCCATTGGCCGGCTCTCTTCCCGCGTCGATATCGCAACAGTCGCTTTAGTGGTTGTATCGGCAGCATTCGCAACCAGCGCGGTCATGGTCGAGCCAGTCTCCGCCTGGCTGCAACATATCGGCGGTCTCATGCCCGGCTATAGCGCTCTGGCGACCAGCTTTGTAGCGTCCTTCCTGCTCCCCGCAACCCTGCTGCTTATAACTGTCGCCGCGGCCTATGCTGTTTGGAAGTTCTCCCAGTCACCACAGCCAGCACGCGTCCTCTTTTGCCGCCTCTCGCTAGCGCTGCTTCCGCTTGGACTGGGCATGTGGGCTGCACATCTTCTCTTCCACCTGCTCAGCGGCTGGAGCACGCTGGTTCCCGGGGTGCAACAGGCCGCCATCGACCTTGGCATCTTCGCCCTGGGCAGGCCGCAATGGGGCGCGGCTATGAGTAGCCCGTTGACCGCCAATGGTATGCTTCTGCTGCAACTGCTCATCCTCGATGGCGGGCTGCTGCTCTCGCTCTATGTGGGGTGGCGCGTGGTTCGCGGAATGATCGGCGGAATTGTGCGCCCGGCATGCTCTATGCTGCCGTGGGCCGCAGTGGTTGCTTCGCTCTATGCTGTGGGTATATGGATACTGCTGCAGCCAATGCAGATGCGAAACATGGTACATGGATGA